CCTTTAGAGCTTGCTTTAGATAACCAAGTGCATCTAGAGGCAAGTTAACTCGATAATAAACCATTGCTAAACTATTAAGTGCTATGGCTTCGCCTTGCCAATCTCCAATTGCTTGATAAGATTTCATTGCCTGCTTATAAGAACTAATTGCTAATGAAGAACGCATATCTTCTGCGTAAATATTACCTAAGTTATGTAATGCTATAGCTTCTCCATTGGGTTCCTTTATTCGTCGATAGACATCAAGTGCTGAACGGTGTAAGTCTGTTTGCAAACGTTTAGTTAAAGTAGGCATACCTAAAGCAGCAGCACTAGCTATAGATTGAGCTTCGCCTAAGCCATCTCCAGCTTCTCTATACAAAGTTGTAGCCTGTTCATAAAGAAAATAAGCCTCATCAGCATCTCTTTGTGTACCATTCTTAAAAATCCAGGCGCGGCTATAAAGTTCTTGTGCTTGGGCGCGTTTACGCTCTGATAAGTTTGGAGACTGTTTAACAGGCAAAGAAATCTTATAACTAGCATCTCCTCCACGAGATGAAAGAACTTCTACTAACACCTTATATTTGCCTGTGTTAGCAGCTATTCCCCGCCAAAGTTCTGGCCCATAAGCACCACTATAACTATCAACAATAGCAATCTTCTTTCCTTCAGGGCTAATTATGCTCATTCGGGTATCGCTACCTTGTTGCTGACAAAGTA
This region of Blastocatellia bacterium genomic DNA includes:
- a CDS encoding tetratricopeptide repeat protein, whose product is MRSKRSLSTYLSSVVLFFIIVFICNIKAAAQQNTLLTIGQVLTIPISCVKENSLPIHSYEFEFSKGEYIEILCQQQGSDTRMSIISPEGKKIAIVDSYSGAYGPELWRGIAANTGKYKVLVEVLSSRGGDASYKISLPVKQSPNLSERKRAQAQELYSRAWIFKNGTQRDADEAYFLYEQATTLYREAGDGLGEAQSIASAAALGMPTLTKRLQTDLHRSALDVYRRIKEPNGEAIALHNLGNIYAEDMRSSLAISSYKQAMKSYQAIGDWQGEAIALNSLAMVYYRVNLPLDALGYLKQALKVCQKGCDRSKEALVIKHIGELYEGMGEENQAAEYYRQAREIGK